TCACACAAATGAACAGTCGCCTAGCAACCAGCACGCGCTCCAGGCGCCATTTCGCGGTTTGAGCTGCAGCTCTTCAGTCCCAATGGGAAAGCAAAGACATTCCGCGTTAAACAAAGATTTTCTGCGCGTTTTAAATGCCAAAGAGATTCACAACGACTGTCGGACATGTCCGAAAGGTAagtcatttttactttttactatttgtgttttagaataattttttttaagcgTTTGTGACCGTTTCACTGAGCCAGCTATTGTGGCTAAAGTAATTAGTGAAGTTTATATGGGATTTAAAAGCCTATGAGTCGAGTGAAAATAATGTAggaataatagaaataaatgagacAAAATGAAGGCACCTGCCTCATTGTTAATATGGGCTTTAATCAGGTGAAGGAGTCAGAGGTCAGGGTAACCTAAACCTTAAAGAAGGAGGTCAGAATTTCAATCTAGTGGCGTCCCGTTACACAGGGATTACACCTGATGCTCAAAGGCGCGTGCAAGATCCCTGCTGAAGATAGTGCACTGAGTTTCATGCTGCATGCATTGTAATTAATGGCATAATCTGCATTATAATGACTCTAGGTTCATGCAGCTGTCATGTTATTTATTATCTCTTCTTTGCATGCTGGAACTTCAGCGTCTTTAATACACCAGCATGCACACGGTTTATACAgttattcattaataataaatatctaatcTCTATAAAGAAATAATTGACCATGGCAGACATGGATAGAAAATGTAACAAGAGAATTTCATTGCATTTATTGCATGTAAGCTTGCATTCACTGATTCAATCATGGAtccattaatgaattaaaataatatacagaatataaacAACTTAACGTATTGCTGGAAGTCACCAGAGATCTGACTATTTGCCTATCTAAACATGTTACAGGATGGTTTTTTAAAGACAAttacagaatttaaaaaaaaaaaaaaaaaaaaaaagaatagaagtGAGGGTTTTtaatattagaataaaatagattttttattaGAATAGTAAATGTTAGAATTGAACTGAGATTCAACATTATAGTAAATATTACATATTAGAATAGTTTTATCAGGAATGAAAATAGGCCTGTTAAATATTACAATAGAAAGTAGTTGATCAGAATTAGAGTACATCACATAtcttcaatttatttataagaTTCATTAGCAGACCAGATATTTGAAACACTAGtacacaagatttttttttttttataaggtATGGCACATTTTTGACATGAAAAAGATTcatttaataacaaaaaaaattaatatctgAATTTGTTTATACTCTCTCAGTGTGAAACCTGGGCTCTCTCATTCACTAtcgttgttttttattaaagttgCCTTGTCATGAATTAACAAGGTCATTATTGCACTACCTACTGACATGGAGGAGTATTTCCATTACTCTGCCACTCACTACATCACATGCACATTATATGTAGTAACTAAATAATCGATTATTTTGGACCAATTAAATGTAATTGGAAAATTTCCCACGGCACACCTGACGATCTGTCGTGGCAGACTTGTGTGCCTCGGCACAGTGGTTGAAAATCACTGACATAGGCGTACCTGGATAAATGTGCGTGACACCTCTAGTGTAATCACGTGTAAAATCCAATCACAGGTGGTCACCTAAGACCAGTTCAAATTTCCAAGTGTAAACAGCTATGTGTTTGGTCAGTTGTTGGTGGTTAGGTACAATGGTAATCAGTAATTAGTTGCtgtgaacaatggtgatcagcaATTGGTCAACAAGAAaaatagtgattagtgattgtttgtaggaataatggtgataagtgattggACGTTGAAGGCAAGTGCAAGTGCAAGTGCATAGGCAAGTGCAACTTCGTAAAAAGAGTTCTAAAATAGTCCCCGAGTCCCTAGGAACTGAAGCACATCACATATTTTTCAGGTTAAATTAGCatttgaaagaagaagaaaaaaccttGTGTTACATTTGCTCAGCTGTTCCACTTATATTCTGCTGTTTTTTCTCCCCAATTCAGTTCATCGGGAGTGAAcaccagcagtggcagtttccCCAAATTGCACTCTTCACATTACTCTGAactcagtgaaacacacactcctctctcagtGGAGCACACAACAGACTCCGGCATTGTCGCCACTCCAGTAAGCCACTACACTTAAAGGGGCTAAAGGGCTGCACAAATTATCACTCGTTAATTGTCACTGAGTTACTATGAGCTCCTATGATCGTTATGCAATATGTAACTGAGCACGTAATGTTAGATTTATTCTTAGATTCTCTAGAtgagtgtcactgtgtgtttggaaatattgtaccattcacacacagaaaatgtGTTGCAGTTCAAGTGATTTGTTGAAAAGCATGTAAGTCTGAACAATCCCGAAAATGATGGTGGGTTAGAAGTTGTAGAATCTGTTAATACGTGCTCTTGGCACAAGAAAAGACATGTTGTTATGTTTGCCAAATTTTGAGAACTCCACTTTTAGGGATATGGTAAATATGGAAACTGAGTATAAGCTAGCTAATAGACAACTGGTTAATGGCTTCTATATGAACAGTGTAAAAAATACAAGGCCAGAGGAAAACCAGTGACATTGGATTTACTTAATCCAATATTATTAGTCTTCGATTAGAGCATCCAGCATACAAGCTCCTGTGAATgttttgttatattatattagaatgagcacatctgtataaagctgtaatttatGTTAGAGCTCGAACTACTGTCATAACAGAAATCATTGCAAATACCAAAGTGTAAAACAATTACCTTTTTAACCAATTTATTTTAGTGAAAATATAATGCACAAAAGCACATATTTAGCTACAGTTGATTATTTAACAATTATCCAAATGCCCTTGTGCACATTTGTTTAATTTGGGTGCAGTGCCATGCTATTTTAAGGGGTTATGTAAAGGGTCATCTATGTGGATCAGGTTACTGGATTCACGAATACAGCCTCACCATGAATGTGAAGGTGATCCCTCCCTAGAATAGGTTCACCCAGTTCATAGCcattttatcattaataatcaAAGGTAGCAAATTGACAGCCTGAATGGACCTGCTTTACAATCCCTTTTATAACACTCCCTCATCCACTTACCCATGAGAGGAATGAGGAGGGTTGGCAGTGCTATGGTTAATAATTTTCTCCATGCTACAGTATATTTTTATACAGTTAGTAGGGATACCAGACACAGTTTACAAGGACATTAATTATAAATGGATTGAGAGGGTATATTGTAGCTGCATCAAGTCTGTCCTGAGTGTATAAATCTTCAAGGAGATCACTAGGCACCGTGCAAACAGTATTCCAGCACATTGTAAGATTTTCACTCATTTGTCTGTTATCGTCACTTTCTGTCATTATTTCGTTTGATTCAATTCAGCTGCCATCCAGTCGATTCCGATTCACCTCATGGCATCAGATCGAGGAAACCGATGTTTGTGGAGACCAGCTGGCCTGTCCAAGAGTTAGAGAGGGTGAGGTCAATATGTCATTACTATTTGGATATTGacaaagtttttattttagctttctCCTACAGTTTATTGGGCTTGAAAGTAAATCATGAATGATTAGGTTTAATTTAACTGTACCTCCAAATCAAGTGAATAATAACTTCTGAAAAATTACACACAAtctttttatgtaaaataaaatctttttatgTTTGAtctttttatgtaaaataaattatatggTTATAATTATAGAATGAGTGCAGATTGAGTGGTTCATCTGAACTGTCTGCAGGCTATGAACAGAAAGCTCTGCCAGcatattatacatataatatgtatatttattagaCATTAAAAGCATATTAGATCAGTATATGCAGTTGTGATCAGTGGATCTTTAAATGCagttttctcctttcttttgTGGCTAAGCAGACTTTAAAATGCTATAAACTTTATGGTTTAATCCACACATAAGAAAAAGATCGATTTTCAGAACTTTGTATTGAAGAAAATGTCAACATGTGGCCATGGAAAGGGATTTTTCCAAGCTGCCACAAGTTTTCTCTTCCTCCAGAAAGTAGACTATTGTTCTGTGCAGTTCACAAAGTTAATAGCAATACAAATATTACATTcttaacaaaatattaaatatgtgaTTTCTTACATACGGTAtaatacagtctgatacagtatATTAAGAGATCAGTCTATGATCTTTTCAATCAGGTCCAGTAGAAGATGACCATGCTCTTAGGAATGAGCAGATCTTTAACAAGAAtagcaggaggaagaggagagaaaatGATGAGCAAACGTGGGAGGAGAGGCTGCAAGAGAACTGGGAGAACTGCACGGTGAGatgttcaaacacacacacacacacacacacgcacatttgCATTCTCTTGTGCTTACACCATCATTTTTTTCAAGCATGTGTCATTAAATGCTGTATATAATTGCACACCTAATAAGCCCAAAATGACTTAATGTATTacatatttctaatatttactTTTCATACAAATATACCAGATACCTTGGTGCTATCTAATCTCTATTTCATTATTATGTAAGTAGAGATCGTTGGTAAACAGCAGTGAGAGTACACAACCTTATCagttatcattttatatataaaaaacactcATTCAGATGAATGGTCACAGAAGAACATTTAACAACACTGGGGTAAAATATCTACCTGATCTGGTCATATGACccctgtacacatacacacaacacttacTGTGTAGATTTTGGTTGCACAGCtcaagagagaaataaatgttCATCTACTGCATGTTTGCTGATAAGTAATAATGATACGTATTTGGATCGAATGCATCTTGCTGCCTTTGTTATTGATTGCTCTGCTCTGGTTATTGATAGTCCGGTGCAGCCAGAGCTTCAGACTGATGGTAGAAGGTCTGAACATCACAGTAGATTTTAGTGCCCAAGAAGGCATCTAAAGCAACATGTAAAGCAACCAGTCACAGTTGTTTTATTCAGCATCATGTTTAGGTAcataaaaaatgtatgaaaagtCATGTATGAAAATACAGTGACAAGTCAAATGAAAAGTCATTGCCCCAACGAAAAACAGACCAGCGTGCAACCATAGATCGCTCTTTTAAGAAATTTGTGCAAATTAATGAATCCTCACAAGCGCTGATTGTCACAGTAGTAAACATGACAGCTTCCTTCttataagaaaaaaagctaGAAATGGCTTTGTTTCCAGACAGACTGTTAAAAAACACAGCACAGGTCTCCAGCCCTTTTCAATATCTGACCTAGTGAAACATCATTTATACGCATTCTATTTTATCTACATTTACTTTCTCTTTTCACTGAATTCCTATATTATTATGAGATTGTCTCTGCTGTTTTGTAGTTGAACATGACTAGCAGCCAGTTGTACTTTGAAAAGTTGAGTTCAATTTGATTATGTTTGTAGGAACTGAATCTGTCCTACCAGGATCTGGGAGATTCGTACCAGCTGGAAAATTTCAGGCGAATCCTGAGAAGGCTGATCCGAGTGGAGCGCCTGCAGCTGATGGACAATGCACTCTATGACCTCAGTTCCATCCGACTGCCAAGGTGTGTTTGTGATGCTGCGTTCAGCTTACATCACAAGTGGATGCTCAAGAATTTTTACCTCTGTGTATTCAAGCTATATAGAGAGGAAAACATGGCTGCctcactgtttgttttttgttagcaactattattttagttaattaattaattaaaataaacatttgactaacagggtatgaTGGttaacttattgcagcattccactgtatggcatagatgtgtataacatttgagaactgaacaagccaaagatcttcctgatcacacacacacacacacacacttgtcctctgaccCTCGCTCTGCGATgctgcggtctgcggattgaagaacgcgctgaaagacggggaaaagccgaagtctgccgctgttttcatatgaaatataaagGTGACTGAGGccatcaccaatttgtgtacagtttatggaaaATCACATAATTTTagggggggctgagtagaaatgtcctaaaaatggcctagcgacgcccatggccCACACTGAATATCATTGATCATTTTGTCCTCTGTAGATGTAAAAGCCTGAACCTGCACCGGAATCACTTGAAGTCTCTCGCTCAGCTGCCAAAGATCCCTGCAATTGagcacctgtgtgtgtctgagaacAACATCAGCAGTCTGGCAGAGCTGAAGCTGCTGGAACACACACcgctgcacacactcacactcagacatAACCCCTGTGAGTTCTTGGAAGACTACCGCTCAcggtaagagagagaaagagagagacagggaactCTCATTAATTCTTCTAATtttggaccaacacaatattaggcaggtggtcataatgttatgcctggtcagagTATGTTAGTTATTactatagaaaaataaattattaaaatgtgtgcatataatacactatacagcCAAAGATTCTGTGGATACCTGACCGTCACATCCATATAAGTTGAATATCCTGTGTATCTGTTAAGCACATACACATGTCTACAAATTTTTGATCTCCAGTTTGGCTTGGAGACAGAAATTCTTTCATAGCTGctttttactgaaaatgaatcaacaccttctgaccagaaACAAGCAGAATCCTGaaacagatttgagaattcaacagcaatATGCAATAGTACATACTTCCCTTAAGAGGTCTTATTTGGCTTGTGATACTGGTTGTATTATACATTAATAGATTTATTTTCACAAAAATAGTAGGATTAATTATTAAATCCAATaagaaatatacaaatatacatctTCGTTTACTTGTAAATATTAGTCTCATAGCTCCAGTGCAAACCTAAAAAAGGAAATTTTAGCAACCCCAAATGTACTGATAGGCTTTTAGTGAAGGGCTGGTACTGTGTAtgttattttttcttcacaaattgTTATGGATAAAACTGagataataatataatctgaTTTTGCTTTTGTCCTCCACAGTGTGTTCTCCTATTTGCCAAAACTCAAAGTCCTGGATGGCATCCCAAAGCTGCCAGAAGATTCTGTGCCTCCCCGTTTCCCAGAATCCTCCAGGCTTTGCATCATTCTGTGATGTTGGCCGATCTCACACAGGATCTCCAGCCTAAAGCACAGAAAGCAGCAAAAGCCATGATCTCTTCTAATGTACTGTAGCAGAAATGAGAATGCTCCGTTTCTGAAATGCACTATTTGTATAGAATTTGTCAGTTTGTATTGCAAATTAAAGCAGTCTATTTTTTGTTACTGCCTGCATCCTGTCATATTCCAGTTCAAAGTAAAGTATATTTATCAGAGATACCATCCTTCAGTAATAGAAGTCCAAGCCATGTGTTAGGTATAGCTAAAGACATGATCATATCTACAGTAATCATTTCAGTACTGTGTTTATCTTTAAGAagcaacagcagcagtacgTTGGGTGCTGactagatgtgggtgtgtggCAAAGTTGAGAAGTTTAACTTTGCACAAATATGAAGCGACATGGTGCAGCGAATACCAGTATGAGTGTAGACAGTAGAAGACACGTGATCCATGGCAAAGAGCACACGcagcttctccttcatctcatatATGATATGATTCATATATACACTGCTGGATTCTATACACAAATGCCAGAATGTTTCTAGTTGTGTCACCGACTGTGAAACAttatcactatggcaaccaCTTGTTAGAAAACCTCCTGGTGACTTCATGGTACAATGACCTACAATTTGCAGCGATAAAATCCCTGCATGTGTGAATATAGCCTGACAAGTAGAACTGATGCCTACGGCGTACATGGGAATCCTCCACCACAAGTCTAACAGGAAAGACATATGAACCTGACCTTGAACCTGTGTGGATCAACtccaaaatctaatcagttTTATCAGAGAacttcaagtgtgtgtgtgtgtggagcccAAGTATGACTtggaaaaaaaggcagaaagagTCACATATGTCAGTATGCTGTATCCTTCCAAACATCTTGTCCCTACAAAGGTGGTGTCTAATAGTACATTCTGAAGCTCTGATCTTTTGCTTCTCCATCACAAGAGATCAGTCTTGACCCTGGACGTACATTCAAATCAATacagaaatggtcaaaaaattttGCACTGGTTTCGGGCCTTGCTTCAAGCCTAAGAATATAAAAGCACTTTAAATGTTCTGCACGGAAGGAAGAGTGGATCAGGATTTCACAAGAGTCTCCAATCTTGTTCGGTATCACAGAAAGAAGCTCAGAAGCTTATCCTTGTCGTGCGAATGTGTTCGAAAGTCTCCGCACAATGGAGCAGCGGGCCTTTCATGACAGCAGCTTCATCCTTTCAGCGGCGCTTCATTAATTCATACGCACTTCAGCGTTTCAGTCTGAAATTCGCCATCGATATCAGTTCCACTGAAACATGAGCCGAGGACCCAGGACAATTTAGGACACCGAGGACGCTGAGAGAAAGGATAGATGCATTCACACCCACACGCTTCTACTTTCTCTGTACAATCTAAGGTCAAGCTGATGAatgaattagatttttttttaatttagcaatAATGCAGGAACAGGGATTGGAAGTTCTTTGGCAACGGATGAAGCAAAGagacacactatattgccaaaagttttgggacagccctccaaatgattgaatgcaggtgttgtttttcaggggttgggctcggccccttagttccagttaaaggaactcttaatgcttcagcataccaagacattttggacaatttcatgcttccaactttgtgggaacagtttggggatggccccttcctgttccagcatgactgcacaccagtgtacaaagcaaggtccataaagacacggatgagtgagtttggtgtggaggaacttgactggcctgcacagagtcctgacctcaacctgatagaacacctttgggatgaattagagcggagactgggacccaggccttctcgtccaacatcagtgcctgacctcacaaatgtgcttctagggGAATGGACAAGAcgtcccataaacacactcctaaaccttgtggaaagccttcctagaagacttgaagctgttgtagctgcaaagggcgggccaactccatattacattcatgtgcatgtaaaggtagacatcccaaaacttttggcagtatagtgtatattgccACTATAGACTTACTTTTTGGTTCATTATGTACagactaacaaactaatcataGGGAAAAATATTAATGCACCACAGCAGCTTCAGTGTGTCTTGACAGAGATTACACAAGTCTCTGGAACAGTACACACTGTGTACTGTAGGGATAAATCctgttctttaaaaataaatattcccTCAGCTGGTGTTTGGA
The sequence above is drawn from the Hemibagrus wyckioides isolate EC202008001 linkage group LG04, SWU_Hwy_1.0, whole genome shotgun sequence genome and encodes:
- the LOC131351732 gene encoding protein tilB homolog, coding for MSESSSGVNTSSGSFPKLHSSHYSELSETHTPLSVEHTTDSGIVATPLPSSRFRFTSWHQIEETDVCGDQLACPRVREGPVEDDHALRNEQIFNKNSRRKRRENDEQTWEERLQENWENCTELNLSYQDLGDSYQLENFRRILRRLIRVERLQLMDNALYDLSSIRLPRCKSLNLHRNHLKSLAQLPKIPAIEHLCVSENNISSLAELKLLEHTPLHTLTLRHNPCEFLEDYRSRVFSYLPKLKVLDGIPKLPEDSVPPRFPESSRLCIIL